The Betta splendens chromosome 12, fBetSpl5.4, whole genome shotgun sequence genome contains the following window.
ATCTTGGATCTCCATCAAATGCTATTTGGTGAGCTCCCATTTGTCCATGAAGCAGTTTTCATAGACTCATGCATGTGCACTTCTACTTTAATTATCATTGATGTGTCTGGAATTTAACTGGAATCCGGCTGCACGCCTTAAATTGAAAGGACACGCATGTACAGCCCAGATATAAACTATACGGCACAAGACCCATCAGGTCCAGTGACCTCTGAAGACCTCAGGGATGAAACTGTGATGAGGTATAGATCGAGCATTCCCAGAAGCTCGATGGCCTCATTTGTTGCAAAATGGAAAATGTTTGGAATCAAGAGGATTTTTTTCCAGATGTAGTCGGACAACATGAGATATCTATGTTTGCCAGGCCTCCGTATATCACCTAAGGAAAGCAGCTGTCAGAGTCAGGAAAATGTAATTTCTACGGACCAAAAGTCTGACTCTTCTTAGGGCCCAAGCACCTAGTATGTGATCAATAATTCAACATGACTTTAGTGTTGATGCTCAGAGCAAAACTGTATGGTTGCACTTATGAATTGTTCATGAGCATCATAGGAGACTccagtgtgtgttcatgtgtctaCATTCACCTTGCATAAAATTATAGAGTGTGAACTGACTCCACCACCCTTGAAAGAGTAATGAAATCAAACTGGACTGTACGgtaataaatgataaaacacaTATTGAACTATGAATTGAATAACATATTAGACACTGATGGATTATGTCTTTGGAAATGTTCCTACTTCTCTCCTCGCCCCATTCCTTTGTTGTCTCCACTGACCCACATCACCACAATCCCATTTCCCATTTTGCTTTGTCCCTAATTGGTCAACTGAATGTTGCTGCAGGGCAACGTGATCCTGTTCAGCTCGCACCTTCCTCTTTTTTTGAAACAGCCACTAGGAAGTGGGGAAAACATGCTATATGTACAAACAAATATGGACACAATTTAATAATACATCATCACTCAGCATAATTCCTATCTAGAGGAGAAGTGAGGAAACATCCCCATCTACTGTCAGCATATTGGCAACATGTGCCTCAAGCTGTTTATAGTCACTATTAGTGATTCGTGTTTGGCTTAAATCAGGATGTCCTGAAACCGGGTGGCATGAAGAGCTTTGACTAATAAAATGAGCTTCACCTAATAAATGATCATAATGAGAATGATGATAACAGTGATTTAAAGTTTGCTTGGTATGATTGTTCTGATTGAACTTATGAATTCATATGAAACTAGTTATGCATTGAATGAATATTATAACactgttaatatttaattctaTGAAAAAACTCCAATATttagatatatatatttattatatgaaGATGAAAAGCTCTTTCTTACCAGACACCTCTGGCAGCTTTAGATCGGAACAATGGATGCTGATCTGAACctgtaaaacatgaaataaatgcacTTTTACGACTACATCTGCTTCTCATTTCTGCTAAGTAATGCTGCAACAACTGCATgttgcatatactgtaaaagcataaaacatgTTCTTTAAACTAAGCCTACAGGAAAAGCTACATCTATAATTTACATTTCAGATACACAGGAATGTCACTCACCGGGATCTGGAGCATCTGGCTGAAGAGCAGGAAAGTCATTATCGAAGACAAATGTGCTTTCATAATCTTCATTAACCTGGAGATACATAGAGACACGTACACAGAGACATGATGGTGTGTAAAATGGCAACGTGGTAAACCGTTGCTTGAACTTTGCTTTAGTGAAAGGGCTGAACCTGAAGGTGTGAGAGCTGCGTGTCCATGTGTTCCTACCTCTCCATTTGCGCGGGTGTTTCTGGGACAGAGCGGGTTGCAGGGGTCATATCTGGGTACGTGCTCCTCTGGAGGCTTTTCTACCTGACCGGCCCACGGCCTCTTCATGCGGTGGGCTGACACCAGGACCCAGCTGTCCCGCAAGGGGTTATAGCGTATGTGCTGGTGCTCTGAGGCGGACAAGGTAGAAAATAAGCCATGGCTGTGTTAAACCTAAAAGTGTGGAAACTACAGGAACCTGATAAAGTATAAAATGGTAACAAAAGCAATTAGCACAGCAAACACTATTCATTCACAAATGGCTGAAGACATCTGTGCAATGCAGGGAAGGCTGTTTTTGTACAGGAAGCAGCAAAGAATGAAGTCACGGGACCAACACTGTCTACAGCAGTAAAGCAATACGCTAGTAGTTCTACTTACCTGTACGTGTGTATTAAATTAGATCAATGAGGAAATTATGCCTCTGTTTCAAAATACCAATTAAAAAACtgaaactaaatattttaatgtgAATCTTATTCACTTTGAGAGGGGTAAAGTAGTAACAGTTTAGGTAGGTTTTTCAAATGAATAATGCATTCCGCTTCATTATTCCTCCATACCTTTGGGATCAAATGAGATTTCCTTTTTACGGCTCATCTTGGTGGGTGTTGTTTGAGAACCACCAGCTCTTCCCGATGTCAATTTACAATTTATTCAACGCTTTCCCTCGCAGCGCCGCAACCCTTGTCCCACTTCCTGTTATTTGACAAGCGAAACAACGTGCTCCTTGAGCAAATCAATACGTAAAACAAAGTTGCAAAAACAAACGACATTATACGAAAGCACAAATCATACAAAACGACACAAAACGTTAACTTGTAGATGTCtaattatttaacttttaaATATTATCTTATTTTACcgttatttattttaataatgcagCAAAATGACAACACCGCTTTAGAGGGTTTTTCCAAATGCTGGCAACCGGCAAACTCTGATTCTAATTGGCTAAGCAGCGACATTCCGCCCCCACTTGACCAGGAAGTAACTCTCGGTTGGATTAGACGCCTCCTGCGTATGGCGTGTTTGTAGCGACCTGTGTGCCTCAGTGTCCACATGTAGTCAAACCTGCTTCTGCgtctttttctctgtgtgtttcctttcaGTCATGTCTGTAGTCAGAACGACTTTTAAGCTCTTCGCATTCGTCGCAGTCTCCGTCTTGTCCGTGCTGCTGTTGCGGCACTGGATGGCCACAAAGCAGTATGTTTTCAACAGGGAAGACATCGCCAAATTGGCCAAACAGTACGCTGGTGAGTTTTGTTATTTTCGTGCGTGAATTAAGAAGCCAAAAcccaatgtactgtatgtggtttaAAACGTGTCTGTTTTCAGGACAGGACCACGAGCAGGCCTTCTCTAAAGTGGTGGTGGAGCTCAGGAAGAGGTAACAAACACTGTAGAACAAAGTTCACTGTTGTCTTATTTAATCTCGCAGATCTACGACTTGAAGCTAAACTATGGCAAATTGGTAAAACGTGAATCTAACACACGGGTATGCATATTTTATGTgttcacaaatgtttttgtctgttagAAAATCAAAAACCGACACTGTCCTAAAACTGAAGATGATGCGttctaattgttttgttttcaccaaCAGTTAAACATTAAGTTCAAAATCAGTgattttaaaactaaatatttgtACAACTGAGCTCAGTGAAAGTGTGTAAGTTTCTCATTAAGCACTCAAGGAAGCATTTCTCTTGTAAACAGGTTAATAAATTACTTCATGAAGGTCTGTGAATAATAACCTAATAAAGAACAATGGAATTACTGCAGATATCCAGGACACATACTGCCAGACGAGGACCTGCAGTGGGTGTTTGTGAACGCTGGAGGCTGGATGGGCTCCATGTGTCTGCTCCATGCTTCACTTACAGAGTACGTGTTGTTGTTTGGCACAGCGGTGGACACAGGAGGGCACTCAGGTGAGGACGGAGGAATTGTGTCATTGCATGCATTTTCATCAAGTAAAGAATAGACTAACActtacaaacacatacacattgtGAGCATTTTGTCTTGATGtctcattctgtgtgttttgattCAGTTTAAAGTACAAACCGCCATAAGCCAATATTAATTGTGTGTTTCTATCAGGTCGCTACTGGGCCGAGATATCTGATACCATCATCTCCGGCACTTTCAGACAGTGGAAAGAGGGGACGACCAAAAGTGAAATTTACTATCCTGGTAATACTTTTAATCTGAAATCTTCCAGTTTTGAGAGTTTGTTACTTGCACGgataaatgtaaattaatatgtgctttgttttcattttccgcACAGGTGACAACATTGTACATGTTGTGGGTGAGGCCACGTCAGTGCAGTGGACTGCTGGGACATGGATGGTAGAGTACGGTCGAGGTTTCATCCCTTCCACGCTGGGATTCGCCCTCGCAGACACGCTGTTCAGCACCCAGGACTTCCTCACAATGTTCTACACTGTACGTGTCTATGTCAAGGGTCTGCTGCTTGAGGCTGGAACGCTGCTTACAGACGCTGGAGTTTTCTGAGGAACCATCAAGGTTGGAAAGCTCGAACACGAGCAGTGACATCAAAGTTCACCTTGCACCATTTTCCAGCTACCACTATGATCTAGTTTGTAGAAAAATAATGGTTTAGATCATTTCAAGTTCTAATTATTTTATCTAAATCTTGACAATTCAAATTTGCTTCAGTGTATGTTCAGTGTATGCACAGTGTGCCACTGCAGTGGCACTGCTGCAGTGCTCTCAACTCTAAAACATCTACACACCTGCCCTTTGTCCTTCTGGACTCCTCAGCATCCTCAGCACACTACACAAATCGCTCTAGTTTTTTATGTGTAAGTCACCTCTTTGTATTTTCATTGTGAAGATCTGTCATGAAGCCCAAATACCTTCCAAGTAGTCAGAGAATAATAAAGTAATATTCATTACCAGGTTTTTGAGTATCAACTTCTTCAGCGACCTGTGACAAGTTTAATAGTTAAACTTATAGCTGATTGCTTGTACATTCGGTGACAAATAAATTATTATGAAAACCCAGATGCAATACTTAATTTtgtaaaatatacaaaatttaaaaaacacttttcttaGTAGATTATGATTTCATTTACAGTGTATATGCATGTTTATTCTCAGTATTTGAGGATATTATATGAATCCAGAAGTGTTTGCTTCTATTAATTGAAACCATTTCATGatttcaataaatgttttttttttaatgtcacagATAATTATGGAAACTGCCAGAACATGATGCATGTTGCTCCTATATGGGCCAACCTCAGATTTATACCAGCTAAGACACTGTGGGGTTTTGTTCAGCATGCTTTGTTCATTTCAGTTCATATcagtatatttattttatttctgtaggCCTTTAATGTCCCCGACAAAGTAGAACCTTTACTACATTACCAATCTGTTAAATACTTAACATTTGTTAAAGATTTGGAAGCAATTTGTTCTGTACTTTAAGCCTCTAGTGTGATCTGTCAGTAATTTATAAACAGTTACAGTGATACAGATacgcagtaaaaaaaaaacgcacaacCCCTTAAACTCTAAGGATATAATATTCTAGCCACGCTACATAGCTACAGTGTCTTCAGCCTGTTCATCATCTGGAATTTGCACTAGCCCATCAGGGTGAAGAAATGAACTGTAAAGCACAAACAAATGACTGCTGCATAAACTCCCGTCTCCAGGTTCTACCCTTAAACCAGCCTCATggacagtgaaaacaaagcagaattaCCCAAAACTGGAGTGAATCAATGTGTTAGCAGCAGTGTGCTGTCAGGTGGCTGGGCAAATATGCAAGTTGGGCACAGAACCAATGATAGATGAGCGATGTGCAATTTAATGTGATCGAAACTGACTGTGCAAGAATAAATGTTTTGAAATAGACTGGAAAAGTTTGGTGTTTCTGTTTACAAAAAGAACGTTTGTGCTGAAGCTTTTGCTAATGCTTGACTTTTCATATTTATGGAGAAAAATACCAATAATAAGctattttagttttttataCCCTTGTCCTGCAGAAAGAACAAAGAACAAGGCAAAGCGTTGGTGATTCAAATCACAAAGCCAGCGTTTGACACTCTGGAGAGTTAATAAAAATAAGAGATGAGGTTAGGGATTTGGGCCTGGTGGAGCAATGCTGCACGAGCAGGTGGTGTTATTCAATAAAACCGGCCAGCAGAGTAGAACACAGACGCATCAGTCTTCATCGCTGTCTGTAAATGTCAAGAGGATGCAGACAACCTGATCTGTTGCCATCGCATCCACAAAAGGCCTGGAAGATGGTGGTGATGACACAAGCAAATGAGcttcatgtgtgttttcatgcatgcacacacagactccaAGCCGTGTGCCTTTATTTGCACATATTTTCATTTGATCTTTCCTCGCTGTCTTGCTTATCTATGTGCGCATTCCATAATATCCCAGACATGGATTTAATGTCAGCCTAACAAACTGGCCTGACCCCACAACCCGTCTTCTCTTAAGGTACTTTGAAATGAGATGTATTCATAATCGAAGTCAGGCGACTTCTGCTGAAATAGCAGTAAGTCTTGGCAGAAGCTGCATCTTAATGAAATAGTATAGACTGTCTTTGATTAA
Protein-coding sequences here:
- the sigmar1 gene encoding sigma non-opioid intracellular receptor 1, with product MSVVRTTFKLFAFVAVSVLSVLLLRHWMATKQYVFNREDIAKLAKQYAGQDHEQAFSKVVVELRKRYPGHILPDEDLQWVFVNAGGWMGSMCLLHASLTEYVLLFGTAVDTGGHSGRYWAEISDTIISGTFRQWKEGTTKSEIYYPGDNIVHVVGEATSVQWTAGTWMVEYGRGFIPSTLGFALADTLFSTQDFLTMFYTVRVYVKGLLLEAGTLLTDAGVF